The genomic window CCAGTATACGTGCAGTGATTTCGATCAGGTAGCTGTTGAGGTCTCCCCTGTTCCATTCGTCGAATACTGCACTCATTTCATCATTCGACATATTGAGGCCGTGCTTCATGAAATAATAGCTTTCAGCAATCAGTTCCATATCTGCATATTCGATGCCGTTATGGATCATTTTGACGTAATGGCCGCTGCCATCCTCACCGATGTAGGTGACGCATGGTTTCCCGTCATCGGCTTTGGCAGCAATTTTCTCCAGTATGGCGCTGACGTTGTCATATGCCTGACGCTGTCCGCCAGGCATCAGGGAGGGACCATTCAAGGCGCCCTCTTCGCCACCGCTTACTCCCATGCCGATGAAGTTGATGCCCTCTTCAGTGAGCTGCATATTACGCCGCCGAGTGTTCTCATACTGTTCATTTCCCCCGTCGATCAGCGTGTCCCCCTCATCAAGGTACGGGGCGATCTGTTCGATGGTTTTATCCGTCACTTCCCCCGCTTTCACGAGAAGTAGGATGTTCCTCGGCTTCTTCAGGCTTTCAATGAATTTTTTCACTGAGGAGGCGATGTCCACATCCTCTTCCTTGAGTTCAATCATGCGGTTCTCCCTGACATCTTCGAAAAAGTCGAAAGTGACGACTTTGAAGCCGTTTCTCGACATGTTCTTTGCGATATTCGTCCCCATGACGCCAAGGCCGACTACTCCAATATCATAGATCATGCGTTCTGCTCCTTATCATTCTGGACTTTGATGATTTCAATGACCAGTTCAGTGATTTTGTGAAGTTCCTCTATCGGCATCTTCTCTTCAGTCGTATGAATGTTTTCATATCCAAGGCCGAGTATCGCCGTGTCCAGGCCAGCCCCGGCGAAGATATTGCCGTCGCTTCCCCCGCCCAGGCTGATCAGGTCGGGTCTGCGCCCGATATTCTCTATCGCCTGCACTGCCGTGCTGACCACTTCCGAGTCTTTGGAGGCTTTGAGAGCAGCATACATCACGTCTGAAGACACTTCTGCACGGCCACCCATATCTTCGGCGACCTTCTCGAAAGTTTCCTTCATATGCGCTGTCTGGGCCTCCATCTTCTCGTCATCGAGGCTTCTCGCTTCCCCAAGCAGGTAGACATAGTCCGTGACTACATTCGTCGCGCCGCCACCCTCAAACCGGCCGATGTTGGCAGTGGTCTCTTCATCGATGCGTCCGAGTTTCATCTGACTGATGGCACGGGCTGCGATATTGATGGCACTGACGCCGGTTTCCGGTGCAACACCTGCG from Salinicoccus sp. RF5 includes these protein-coding regions:
- the gndA gene encoding NADP-dependent phosphogluconate dehydrogenase, giving the protein MIYDIGVVGLGVMGTNIAKNMSRNGFKVVTFDFFEDVRENRMIELKEEDVDIASSVKKFIESLKKPRNILLLVKAGEVTDKTIEQIAPYLDEGDTLIDGGNEQYENTRRRNMQLTEEGINFIGMGVSGGEEGALNGPSLMPGGQRQAYDNVSAILEKIAAKADDGKPCVTYIGEDGSGHYVKMIHNGIEYADMELIAESYYFMKHGLNMSNDEMSAVFDEWNRGDLNSYLIEITARILEFKDESGNYIIDLILDKAGQKGTGKWTGIEGLKLGIPLSLITDSVFVRCLSSLIEERALISEAYQSEMKSLSEDQKQSVLEDLKQALYISKLMSYSQGFRLLREASEIYDWNLQLGEISMIWRKGCIIRAQFLEEINRAYENDPALTNLLLDDYFRDVVSASHPSLRRIGIYAIENEIPMPAFLSALSYFDSMKQARVSSNMIQAQRDYFGAHTYERLDKPGVFHTEWQ